In the genome of Anaerolineaceae bacterium oral taxon 439, the window CGAAAAATGATGATTCGACGATGAATTCAGGATGAATGTCATATGTTTAGAGGTTTGTGCATGCATACGGTAGAGTTAATTATGACTAATACCGCTTGACACACTATAATTATAAAAGGTCTCACGAACAGGAAAGGATACAGGCTATGCAAGTTCCGATCGATCCGGCAAAGTACGAAGCTTTGAAGTTATTTCTTTCGACGGTTGAACCGTCTGAAAAATCGTTAATTGCCTCGCTGCATAAGACGCAGACGCTTTTCGGTTATATTCCGCGCGAGGCGCAGCTCATGATCGCGAAGGCGCTTCATCTTCCGGCCGCGAAGGTTTACGGCGTCGTGACCTTCTACTCATATTTTACGGAAATCCCGCGTGGAAAATATCAGATCAGCGTCTGTCTCGGGACGGCGTGTTACGTGAAAGGGGCTCAGGCCGTCCTTAAGGCGTTCGAGGACGAGCTGAAAATACATGCCGGAGAGACGACGGACGACCTGATGTTCTCGATTTGCCAATCGCGCTGTCTGGGCGACTGCTCCAATGCGCCGGTCGTCATGATCAACGACGAAATCTATCCGCAGGTCCACGCGGACGAAGTTCCGGCGATTTTACTGAATATTCGGGAGGCGGAGAAGAACCATGCTTAACTACGACGCTTTACGAAGCCTGAAAGCGGAAGCTTATCCGAAACTTTGCGCCCGGCTCGATACGGTTCCGACCGTTTTCCGGGATGGGGACGGGAATTATAAGCTCCGGGGCGACTATTTTGAGAAACAGACGCGGATCGTATTGAAAAACTGCGAGGTTATCGATCCTGAGAACATTGAAGAATATATTGCGCTCGGCGGATATCAGGCGCTGGCCGGTCTTCTCGAACGGAAAGCGACGGGACGGGAGATCGTCGACGAAATGACCCGGTCCGGGCTGCGCGGGCGCGGCGGGGCGGGCTTTCCGACCGGGCGGAAATGGGCGGAAGCGCTGAAGCATGACGCCGATCATAAATATGTTATCTGCAACGCGGACGAAGGCGATCCGGGCGCGTATATGGATCGGTCGGTCCTTGAAAACGATCCGCATTCCGTCCTGGAGGGCATGGCGATCGCCGGGCTGGGGATTGGCGCGGATCACGGTTACGTTTACGTCCGCGCGGAATATCCGAACGCGGTAAAGCGGCTGAATATCGCGATCGCCGCGGCGAAGGAGCTGGGCCTGTTGGGAGAAAATATCCTCGGATCCGGCTTCTCGTTCAATATCGAGCTGCGGTTGGGCGCGGGAGCGTTCGTCTGCGGCGAGGGAACGGCCCTGATGGAGTCGATCGAGGGACGGCGCGGGATGCCGCGGAATAAGATTTACCGGACGGCGGAACGCGGGCTTTTCGATAAGCCGACGATTATCAACAACGTTGAAACGCTTGCCAACGTGCATCATATCTATCTCCATGGCGCGGACTGGTTCGCCGGGATTGGAACCTCGAAGTCGACCGGGACGAAGGTCTTTTCGGTCGTCGGGAAGGTCAAGAACGCCGGGCTGGTAGAAGTCCCGATGGGAACGTCGCTGACCGAGATCATTTACGATATTTCCGGCGGGATCAGGAACGATCGCAGGATTAAAGCGGTTCAGACCGGCGGGCCCTCCGGCGGCTGTATCCCCGCGGAGCTGGTCCCGACGACGAACGTCGATTTCGAGTCGCTGGCGGCGATTGGCTCGATTATGGGATCGGGCGGGCTCGTCGTCATGGACGAAACCGACTGCATGGTCGATATTTCGCGCTTTTTCATGGACTTCACCGTCGAGGAATCCTGCGGGAAATGCACCCCCTGCCGAATCGGGAACAAGCGCGTTTTGGAGATGCTGGAAAAGTTTATCGCCGGGAAAGGCGAGATGCGCGATCTGGCAAGGCTTCAGGAGCTTTGCGAGATGATTCGCGATACGTCGCTCTGCGGACTGGGGCAGGCGGCGCCGAATCCGGTGTTGTCCACGCTGAAATATTTCCGGGACGAATACGTTTCGCATGTCCGGGATAAACGCTGTCCGGCGGGCGTCTGCAAGAAGCTGATGACGTATGTCATCCTTGACGGCTGCGTCGGCTGTGGAAAGTGCAAGATTAATTGTCCGGTCTCCTGTATTACGGGCGAACGGAAACAGAAGCATTTTATCGATCCGACCGTCTGTATCCGTTGCGGTTTGTGCGCCGCAAAGTGCCCGGTGCATGCGATCGAACTGGCGTAAGGAAGAAGCGGGAGAAAGGCATTTGACGTTATGATCACTTTTAAAATTAACGATCAGGAAGTTACCGTTCCGGAAGGAACGACGATTTTAAACGCCGCGAATTCGGTGGGCATCAAGATCCCGACGCTCTGTTTCCTCAAGGAGCAGCAGGGGATCGAATTCCAGAGCGCTTCCTGCCGCGTCTGCATGGTCGAGGAACCGGGACGGCAGAAGATGTTGGCGGCCTGCTCGACGAAGGCCTGGAACGGGCTCCAGGTCCGGACCGATACGCCGCGCGTGATTAAAACGCGGCGGGCGATGATCGAGCTGCTCCTCTCGAATCATCCGAAAGACTGCCTGATCTGCCATAAAAACGGCGACTGCGAGCTGCAGAACCTGGCGGCGGAATGCGGCGTGCGCGAGGTTCCGTTCCAGGGCGAGATGAACAAGTGCAGAATTGATCATTCTTCGCTCTCAATTGTCCGCGACATGAATAAATGCATCCTTTGCAAGCGCTGTCAGGAGGTTTGCACCAACGTGCAGTCGGTCGGCTGTCTGACCGACGTCGGCCGCGGCTTCCATACCGTCGTCGGAACGGCGTTCGATATGCCGATGATCGATACGACGTGTACCTTCTGCGGCCAGTGTCTGGCGGTCTGCCCAACCGGAGCGCTGGCGGAGGTCGATAACACGTCGAAGGTCTGGGACGCGCTCGTTTCCGGGAAAACAGTCGTCGTTCAGACCGCGCCGGCGGTCCGGGTCGCGCTGGGCGAAATGTTCGGGATGGAGCCCGGCGAAGTCGTGACCGGGAAAATGGTCGGGGCGCTGCGGATGCTGGGGTTCGACTATGTTTACGATACGAACTTTGCCGCCGACGTGACGATTATGGAAGAGGCCGCCGAGCTGGTTCATCGCCTGAAGCATGGCGGCGTGCTGCCGATCCTGACGTCCTGCTGCCCGTCCTGGATCAAATTCATCGAGCATAATTTCGGCGACATGCTGGAAATTCCGTCGAGCTGCAAGTCGCCGCACGAGATGTTCGGGGCGTTGGCGAAGACATATCTGGCGGATCGGCTGAAAATCGATCGCGAGGACATGGTTGTCGTCTCGGTCATGCCCTGCGTCGCGAAGAAGTACGAATCGGCGCGGCCGGAGCTGTCGGTTGACGGCGCGTCCGACGTCGATATCGTGATTTCAACGCGCGAACTGGGGCACATGCTCAGGGAGATCGGCGTCCGGTTCGATGCGGTCCCGGACAGCGAGTTTGACGATTTCATGGGCGAGTCGTCCGGCGCGGGAACGATTTTCGGCGTCACCGGCGGCGTTCTGGAAGCGACGCTGCGGACGGCGTACGAATGGATCACTGGCGAAACGCTCGATCAGGTCGTTTTTGAGGATCTTCGCGGGTATCGGAACGTCAAGTCGGCGACGATCGATATTCAGGGGAAACCGTTCCGCGTTGCTTCGGCGAGCGGGCTGAAAAACGCGCGGATGCTGCTGAACCAGATTCGGTCCGGCGAGGAAAAATTCGATGCGATCGAGATTATGGCGTGTCCGGGCGGCTGTATCGCGGGCGGCGGTCAGCCATCGGTTCATCAGGATTACACGATTCTCGAAAAGCGCATGGCGGCGATTTACAGGATCGACGAACGCAAGGTCATCCGCCAGTCCCATAAGAACCCGAGCGTGATCCGGCTGTACGACGAATTTATCGGCGAGCCCTACGGCGAAAAAGCGCATGCGCTGCTGCATACGGAATTCAAGATGCGGACGAAGATGTAGACCGGTTGAGGGGAGGGGAATGAAGCTGACGTTTCTCCCCTCCCATGCGTTGTCTGGATCCCGCGCAGGCGGATTCGGAAAATTCTTTCGCGGTACGCTCAGAGTTTTTCCTGAAATTATTAAATGATCGTCTGAATCGCTGATCCTATAGCGGGATCAGCGGTTTTCTATTAAACTTCTACTAATTACAGCGGAGGGCAGGGAGAGAATGACCAGGATTATAATGCCGGACGATTTTGACCAGAAAGTTTTTTATGCTGTTGAATCATTTTGGAAAACACGCAGCAGGCAAAAAAATCGTCAGGGACCAGGCGGGCTTGCCGGGCAGGGAAATCGAAGCGCTGTTACAGGTGGAAAGCAATTGGATAGCTTTGTTAAATTGTTTTGCGATCTCCTGATTCTGAATAGGGTGCCGGAGAAAAGTATTTTTACTGACTTTTCTTTAGAATTGCCCGGCTTTTATCGTCCGAATAAAAAATGGGATTTGTTGGTTGTAGATCGCGGAAGGCTTATTATCGCGATTGAGTTTAAAAGCCAGATCGGGCCATCATTTGGCAATAACTTTAATAATCGGACGGAAGAGGCGATCGGAAGCGCTCTGGACCTTTGGACCGCTTATCGGGAAGGCGTTTTTGGATCATATAAAGCGCCATGGCTCGGTTATTTTCTTTTGCTGGAGGATTGTAAGAAATCGAATGACCCTATTAAGGCGAATTCTCCGCATTTTCCAGTGCTGGATGAATTTATTGGTGCGTCCTATAAAAAAAGGTATGAAGTTTTCTGTGGTAAATTGCTTTTAGAGCGTCAATATAACGCAGCATGTTTCATGGTAAGTAAAGGATTGCCGGATGGTATCGATTACGAATATCCTCGGCCGGATCTTTCCTGCCGGGACTTCGCTGTTTCAATGATTTGTGCGGCGGGTTCTTATTTTGCTTGAAGGCGGTATGCACATGACGGAACATCTTCTGTACCATGCGGACGCCCGTGATTTGAGCTATATCGAAGATGACAGCGTGCATTTGGTTTTGACGTCTCCTCCGTATTTTAATCTGAAAGCGTATCAGCGAGGAGAAAACCAGCTTGGCCTGATTGAAGATTATCAGCAGTTTGTTGATGAATTAGAAAAAGTCTGGCGGGAATGCTATCGGAT includes:
- a CDS encoding NADH dehydrogenase, with the protein product MLNYDALRSLKAEAYPKLCARLDTVPTVFRDGDGNYKLRGDYFEKQTRIVLKNCEVIDPENIEEYIALGGYQALAGLLERKATGREIVDEMTRSGLRGRGGAGFPTGRKWAEALKHDADHKYVICNADEGDPGAYMDRSVLENDPHSVLEGMAIAGLGIGADHGYVYVRAEYPNAVKRLNIAIAAAKELGLLGENILGSGFSFNIELRLGAGAFVCGEGTALMESIEGRRGMPRNKIYRTAERGLFDKPTIINNVETLANVHHIYLHGADWFAGIGTSKSTGTKVFSVVGKVKNAGLVEVPMGTSLTEIIYDISGGIRNDRRIKAVQTGGPSGGCIPAELVPTTNVDFESLAAIGSIMGSGGLVVMDETDCMVDISRFFMDFTVEESCGKCTPCRIGNKRVLEMLEKFIAGKGEMRDLARLQELCEMIRDTSLCGLGQAAPNPVLSTLKYFRDEYVSHVRDKRCPAGVCKKLMTYVILDGCVGCGKCKINCPVSCITGERKQKHFIDPTVCIRCGLCAAKCPVHAIELA
- a CDS encoding restriction endonuclease, which codes for MTRIIMPDDFDQKVFYAVESFWKTRSRQKNRQGPGGLAGQGNRSAVTGGKQLDSFVKLFCDLLILNRVPEKSIFTDFSLELPGFYRPNKKWDLLVVDRGRLIIAIEFKSQIGPSFGNNFNNRTEEAIGSALDLWTAYREGVFGSYKAPWLGYFLLLEDCKKSNDPIKANSPHFPVLDEFIGASYKKRYEVFCGKLLLERQYNAACFMVSKGLPDGIDYEYPRPDLSCRDFAVSMICAAGSYFA
- a CDS encoding NADH dehydrogenase is translated as MQVPIDPAKYEALKLFLSTVEPSEKSLIASLHKTQTLFGYIPREAQLMIAKALHLPAAKVYGVVTFYSYFTEIPRGKYQISVCLGTACYVKGAQAVLKAFEDELKIHAGETTDDLMFSICQSRCLGDCSNAPVVMINDEIYPQVHADEVPAILLNIREAEKNHA
- a CDS encoding NADH:ubiquinone oxidoreductase, with protein sequence MITFKINDQEVTVPEGTTILNAANSVGIKIPTLCFLKEQQGIEFQSASCRVCMVEEPGRQKMLAACSTKAWNGLQVRTDTPRVIKTRRAMIELLLSNHPKDCLICHKNGDCELQNLAAECGVREVPFQGEMNKCRIDHSSLSIVRDMNKCILCKRCQEVCTNVQSVGCLTDVGRGFHTVVGTAFDMPMIDTTCTFCGQCLAVCPTGALAEVDNTSKVWDALVSGKTVVVQTAPAVRVALGEMFGMEPGEVVTGKMVGALRMLGFDYVYDTNFAADVTIMEEAAELVHRLKHGGVLPILTSCCPSWIKFIEHNFGDMLEIPSSCKSPHEMFGALAKTYLADRLKIDREDMVVVSVMPCVAKKYESARPELSVDGASDVDIVISTRELGHMLREIGVRFDAVPDSEFDDFMGESSGAGTIFGVTGGVLEATLRTAYEWITGETLDQVVFEDLRGYRNVKSATIDIQGKPFRVASASGLKNARMLLNQIRSGEEKFDAIEIMACPGGCIAGGGQPSVHQDYTILEKRMAAIYRIDERKVIRQSHKNPSVIRLYDEFIGEPYGEKAHALLHTEFKMRTKM